Proteins encoded in a region of the Sugiyamaella lignohabitans strain CBS 10342 chromosome B, complete sequence genome:
- the TPI1 gene encoding triose-phosphate isomerase TPI1 (Triose phosphate isomerase, abundant glycolytic enzyme; mRNA half-life is regulated by iron availability; transcription is controlled by activators Reb1p, Gcr1p, and Rap1p through binding sites in the 5' non-coding region; inhibition of Tpi1p activity by PEP (phosphoenolpyruvate) stimulates redox metabolism in respiring cells; E104D mutation in human TPI causes a rare autosomal disease; GO_component: GO:0005737 - cytoplasm [Evidence IDA] [PMID 11914276]; GO_component: GO:0005739 - mitochondrion [Evidence IDA] [PMID 16962558]; GO_component: GO:0005886 - plasma membrane [Evidence IDA] [PMID 16622836]; GO_function: GO:0003824 - catalytic activity [Evidence IEA]; GO_function: GO:0016853 - isomerase activity [Evidence IEA]; GO_function: GO:0004807 - triose-phosphate isomerase activity [Evidence IEA,IEA]; GO_function: GO:0004807 - triose-phosphate isomerase activity [Evidence IDA] [PMID 236471]; GO_process: GO:0006094 - gluconeogenesis [Evidence IEA,IEA]; GO_process: GO:0006096 - glycolytic process [Evidence IEA,IEA,IEA]; GO_process: GO:0006096 - glycolytic process [Evidence IMP] [PMID 11329176]; GO_process: GO:0008152 - metabolic process [Evidence IEA]; GO_process: GO:0006098 - pentose-phosphate shunt [Evidence IEA]) — protein sequence MPVIGVSLKTYMSIKDTVSFFEELKSIVATSKDAGVEFFVAPDMVSLGKIGAYIQENGRRDDYPQLAAQDCFWEDRGAYTGSVSPKSLKELGVQIVEVGHAERRAIFGETDEIVAKKAEAAFRNGLVPLLCVGEKVHDTVENAIDACVTQLRAVTNVISPDCPLLVAYEPVWAIGKEKPADSEYVRGVATGIKKELAGRVGKSRVLYGGSAGPGGLFQSLYPCVDGLFLGRFGHKPANVKAVLSEVIQAAQSGAK from the coding sequence atgcCGGTAATTGGTGTATCTTTGAAGACTTATATGTCTATTAAGGACACAGTAAGCTTCTTTGAAGAGCTCAAGTCAATTGTTGCAACTAGTAAAGATGCTGGTGTGGAGTTCTTCGTTGCACCTGACATGGTGTCTCTAGGTAAGATTGGTGCATACATTCAGGAAAATGGACGCCGGGATGACTACCCTCAGTTGGCTGCCCAAGATTGTTTCTGGGAAGACCGTGGAGCATATACAGGGTCTGTATCTCCTAAATCACTGAAAGAATTGGGTGTTCAAATCGTCGAGGTCGGTCACGCCGAACGAAGGGCCATTTTCGGTGAGACTGACGAGATTGTTGCTAAGAAAGCAGAAGCTGCTTTCAGAAATGGACTTGTTCCTCTATTATGTGTAGGAGAGAAGGTTCACGATACTGTGGAGAATGCCATTGATGCATGCGTTACACAGCTGCGGGCTGTCACAAACGTTATTAGTCCCGACTGTCCACTTCTGGTAGCCTATGAGCCAGTGTGGGCAATTGGGAAAGAAAAGCCAGCTGATTCTGAATATGTTAGAGGGGTTGCTACTGGTATTAAAAAGGAATTGGCTGGTCGTGTGGGAAAGAGTCGAGTTTTGTATGGAGGCAGTGCGGGTCCTGGCGGTCTGTTCCAGTCCTTGTATCCTTGTGTAGACGGACTTTTCTTGGGAAGATTCGGTCACAAGCCGGCAAACGTCAAGGCTGTTTTATCTGAGGTTATTCAGGCAGCACAATCTGGCGCCAAGTAA
- the STL1 gene encoding glucose-inactivated glycerol proton symporter STL1, which translates to MNDSTIQGTVVSLYEIGCLMGALATMRFGDQFGRRKVIFVGAIVMTIGATLQCTSFSLAQLIVGRIVTGIGNGFITSTVSGTASCYLLLALG; encoded by the coding sequence ATGAATGATTCTACTATTCAAGGAACTGTAGTCAGTTTATATGAGATCGGATGTTTGATGGGTGCTTTGGCCACCATGCGTTTTGGTGATCAGTTTGGTCGTCGAAAGgtgatttttgttggtgctATTGTCATGACCATTGGTGCCACCCTACAATGTACATCATTTTCCTTGGCACAACTAATCGTTGGAAGAATTGTCACTGGTATCGGTAATGGATTTATCACCAGTACGGTAAGTGGAACTGCTAGTTGTTACCTgcttcttgctcttggATGA
- the DAK1 gene encoding Dak1p (Dihydroxyacetone kinase; required for detoxification of dihydroxyacetone (DHA); involved in stress adaptation; GO_component: GO:0005737 - cytoplasm [Evidence IDA] [PMID 14562095]; GO_function: GO:0005524 - ATP binding [Evidence IEA,IEA]; GO_function: GO:0004371 - glycerone kinase activity [Evidence IEA,IEA]; GO_function: GO:0004371 - glycerone kinase activity [Evidence IDA] [PMID 12401799]; GO_function: GO:0004371 - glycerone kinase activity [Evidence ISS] [PMID 9038161]; GO_function: GO:0016301 - kinase activity [Evidence IEA]; GO_function: GO:0000166 - nucleotide binding [Evidence IEA]; GO_function: GO:0016740 - transferase activity [Evidence IEA]; GO_function: GO:0050354 - triokinase activity [Evidence IEA]; GO_process: GO:0019588 - anaerobic glycerol catabolic process [Evidence IEA]; GO_process: GO:0097237 - cellular response to toxic substance [Evidence IMP] [PMID 12401799]; GO_process: GO:0019563 - glycerol catabolic process [Evidence ISS] [PMID 9038161]; GO_process: GO:0006071 - glycerol metabolic process [Evidence IEA,IEA]; GO_process: GO:0016310 - phosphorylation [Evidence IEA]), translating into MSTKHFFPNQNGLVVRALKGVASQNPSLGVLESDKVLFHLDHDSSKVSLLSGGGSGHEPAHSGYVGKGMLAAAVCGDVFASPNTKQIMNACKVVGSDDGYIFIVTNYTGDMLHFGLACEKIKSHGTKVALIKSADDVSVGRTMGGSVGRRGLSGTIVINKVLGGAAEAGSSFEVVEELGHAIASNIVTIGAGLDHCHVPGNSEEFGGLGPEECEIGLGIHNEPGVTRLDEIPPIESLVKSLLGYLLDQSDSDRSFVKIESTDKVALMINNLGGLSIIEQNAIVEVVLDKLSSEYGIVPIRVFAGHFMTSLNAPSFSITLLNITQSVTKGTSESKIIEYLDAPTDAVNWPSNHYKTSRPIDLKSQVKSLPKSDDNVEKRTLDLLVDPSVLESKLRTASNNLISAEPDLTKWDTKMGDGDCGKTLESGAMALLRSLDSGLASPGSIIDVLERIVDITEENMGGTLGAIFGIYFASFSSSLKHIVSTNPNSDALKILAQSANEALDNLRLHTAAKEGDRTVMDVLIPFCKALVSNYDLKEALEEAHQAAEKTKTLVPKLGRATYVGGVSEMTVFPPDPGAWALYEILKGIL; encoded by the coding sequence ATGTCCACAAAACATTTTTTTCCTAATCAAAATGGACTGGTTGTAAGGGCTCTGAAAGGTGTCGCCTCTCAAAATCCTAGTTTGGGTGTATTGGAAAGTGACAAAGTCCTGTTCCATCTGGATCATGATTCTTCAAAAGTATCGCTACTTTCAGGAGGAGGCTCTGGTCATGAACCTGCTCATAGTGGATACGTTGGCAAAGGCATgctggcagctgctgtGTGTGGTGATGTATTTGCCAGTCCAAATACAAAACAGATCATGAATGCTTGTAAAGTAGTTGGATCTGACGACggatatattttcattgttACCAATTATACAGGAGACATGCTACATTTTGGTTTGGCATGTGAAAAGATTAAAAGTCATGGCACAAAGGTTGCTCTTATCAAGTCTGCAGATGATGTCTCAGTGGGGCGCACAATGGGTGGATCCGTCGGAAGACGTGGTTTGAGTGGTACCATTGTCATCAACAAGGTTCTCGgaggagctgctgaagcagGTTCTTCTTTCGAGGTGGTAGAGGAATTGGGCCATGCCATTGCCTCAAATATTGTGACgattggtgctggtttAGACCATTGTCATGTACCAGGTAATTCTGAAGAGTTTGGTGGTTTGGGCCCTGAAGAATGTGAAATTGGTCTGGGTATTCATAATGAACCAGGCGTGACCAGACTGGACGAAATTCCTCCTATCGAAAGTCTTGTCAAGTCTTTACTGGGATATCTTTTAGATCAGTCAGATAGCGACAGGAGTTTTGTCAAGATCGAGTCCACCGACAAAGTGGCCTTGATGATAAATAATCTCGGCGGCCTATCTATAATTGAGCAGAATGCAATTGTAGAAGTTGTTCTGGATAAGCTGTCTTCGGAATATGGTATTGTTCCTATCAGGGTATTTGCTGGTCACTTTATGACCTCGTTAAATGCACCTTCTTTCTCAATCACTCTACTTAATATCACCCAGTCGGTGACAAAAGGAACCtcagaatcaaaaattaTCGAGTATCTCGATGCACCTACTGATGCTGTGAACTGGCCAAGTAATCATTACAAGACATCTAGACCAATTGACCTGAAATCTCAAGTCAAATCACTGCCCAAGTCAGATGATAATGTCGAGAAACGAACTTTGGATTTGCTTGTTGATCCATCTGTGCTTGAATCTAAATTGAGAACCGCATCAAACAATTTAATCTCTGCTGAACCTGATTTGACGAAATGGGATACAAAGATGGGGGATGGAGACTGTGGTAAAACTCTTGAATCAGGAGCCATGGCTTTGCTGAGATCACTAGACTCTGGATTAGCTAGTCCTGGTTCTATTATTGATGTTCTAGAGAGGATTGTCGATATCACTGAAGAAAACATGGGTGGTACTTTGGGTGCTATTTTCGGTATTTATTTTGCCTCCTTCTCATCCTCCTTGAAACACATTGTCAGCACAAATCCTAATAGTGATGCACTTAAGATCTTGGCGCAATCGGCTAATGAAGCATTGGATAATTTGAGATTGCACACAGCAGCTAAAGAAGGTGATCGCACAGTTATGGATGTTCTAATTCCATTCTGTAAAGCACTTGTGAGCAATTATGATTTGAAAGAAGCCCTTGAGGAAGCGCATCAAGCGGCCGAAAAAACTAAAACACTCGTACCAAAACTTGGTCGCGCTACTTATGTTGGAGGAGTCAGTGAAATGACCGTGTTCCCTCCTGACCCTGGTGCCTGGGCCTTGTATGAGATCTTAAAAGGCATTTTATAA
- the SDS22 gene encoding Sds22p (Regulatory subunit of the type 1 protein phosphatase (PP1) Glc7p; whether it functions as a positive or negative regulator of Glc7p is controversial; involved in the regulation of Glc7p nuclear localization and function; GO_component: GO:0005737 - cytoplasm [Evidence IDA] [PMID 11914276]; GO_component: GO:0005737 - cytoplasm [Evidence IDA] [PMID 14562095]; GO_component: GO:0005634 - nucleus [Evidence IEA,IEA]; GO_component: GO:0005634 - nucleus [Evidence IDA] [PMID 11801737]; GO_component: GO:0005634 - nucleus [Evidence IDA] [PMID 11914276]; GO_component: GO:0005634 - nucleus [Evidence IDA] [PMID 14562095]; GO_component: GO:0000164 - protein phosphatase type 1 complex [Evidence IDA] [PMID 10775415]; GO_function: GO:0071862 - protein phosphatase type 1 activator activity [Evidence IGI] [PMID 11801737]; GO_function: GO:0071862 - protein phosphatase type 1 activator activity [Evidence IGI] [PMID 18172024]; GO_function: GO:0004865 - protein serine/threonine phosphatase inhibitor activity [Evidence IGI,IMP] [PMID 17142459]; GO_process: GO:0007049 - cell cycle [Evidence IEA]; GO_process: GO:0051301 - cell division [Evidence IEA]; GO_process: GO:0007059 - chromosome segregation [Evidence IMP] [PMID 11801737]; GO_process: GO:0051457 - maintenance of protein location in nucleus [Evidence IMP] [PMID 11801737]; GO_process: GO:0007067 - mitotic nuclear division [Evidence IEA]), whose product MDGLEDLPEDLEELDLYDNRLTHVGHLDHFTPKMTTLDLSFNNIKHIKHLDHLTGLSSLYLCQNQISKIVGLDQLKNITNLELGANKIREIKNLDGLVNLEQLWLGKNKITKLENLGHLKKLKILSIQANRIVKLEGLEELESLEELYISDNGIEKIEGLDNNTKLTTLDVSSNRISELTNLRGLVNLEEFWASRNKISSFKNVEDELGKLPNLHTVYFEHNPLQLENKVTYRNKLRLALGPSLQQIDATYIRN is encoded by the coding sequence ATGGATGGATTAGAAGACCTACCTGAAGATCTTGAGGAACTTGATTTGTACGACAACCGATTAACACATGTTGGACATTTGGACCACTTCACACCCAAAATGACGACTTTAGACCTAAGTTTCAACAATATTAAGCATATCAAACATTTGGATCATCTCACTGGTTTGTCTTCATTATATCTTTGTCAGAATCAAATCAGCAAGATAGTGGGATTAGATCAACTCAAGAATATCACAAACTTAGAGCTCGGTGCTAATAAAATTAGGGAGATTAAGAATCTGGACGGATTGGTAAATTTGGAGCAGCTGTGGCTGggtaaaaataaaatcaccAAACTTGAAAATTTAGGCCAtctcaagaagttgaagatttTGTCGATTCAAGCAAATAGAATTGTGAAGCTTGAGGGATTGGAGGAGTTGGAGAGTTTAGAGGAGTTGTATATCTCGGATAATggcattgaaaagattgagggacttgataataataCCAAATTAACGACATTGGACGTGTCATCTAACCGGATTTCCGAACTCACTAATCTTCGAGGCCTGGTCAATTTAGAAGAATTTTGGGCCTCGCGTAATAAAATCAGCAGTTTCAAGaatgttgaagatgagcTCGGTAAGCTTCCAAACCTCCACACAGTTTATTTTGAACATAATCCTTTGCAATTGGAAAACAAGGTCACATATCGTAACAAACTCCGTTTGGCGCTTGGTCCATCGCTACAGCAGATTGATGCCACTTATATAAGAAATTAA
- a CDS encoding Myosin-Vb, with translation MAHPIAPAGTAKPEPADFGGPRLVPRLSKPERPTGLVTSKKWVVPPRPKPGRKPGSKEGAKKRAVAAGAGGENGSGDSFTALREQLEKSRKENDELRNLVDEFRSTSRSGSPVSNVPTVSVSKSGIVEGTVEPRQEEVWDGVRLLNQSNDAPLEASSDCGFCDREGGCVCEDLGLKAGSSRTHVHEQDVITEKLESQRHNHSHNRTHNYGPHHDHSGNHDHNEHSAQAHVDVHNNVHTHSQINGHASRNGLLPGETDLNTLENGSGSRSLQSAVRHTHHPSALAQFDHFSPVKAVPLKRSPRRVGNNGTTNPIVKKFKRLGEPAQITLTTGTEIPANSKLVSETSEGTSPFEVGLSNTGFNAVEEADAKTSAHANPCGFCSDESPCLCADEREGRTTTPTTTSTTSSSNGAISSESRGSFSMSPKGTRHFNNSTTVSSPSSVSLPPVSSVTSRPPPYQQNVPSSSNPSLITPTGISTNPGSCTQCLSDPMSTLFCTSLSNVSAGSEVPPEKLGMTVTCSQAYQVLSRHQKFPTYDLGAIVSTLISHDGKVGVQSITQALRKLDT, from the coding sequence atGGCACATCCAATAGCGCCTGCTGGGACGGCGAAGCCTGAACCGGCGGATTTCGGAGGCCCACGACTGGTGCCACGGCTCAGTAAACCAGAGAGACCGACCGGACTCGTGACGTCCAAGAAATGGGTCGTTCCGCCGCGACCCAAGCCCGGGAGAAAGCCAGGGTCGAAGGAGGGTGCAAAGAAACGGGCGgtagctgctggtgctggtggagaAAATGGAAGTGGTGACTCGTTTACCGCACTGCGTGAACAGCTGGAAAAGTCTCGCAAAGAAAATGACGAACTGAGGAACCTAGTCGACGAGTTTAGGTCCACAAGTCGAAGTGGAAGTCCTGTTTCAAACGTCCCAACTGTATCTGTATCTAAGTCAGGCATAGTAGAAGGCACAGTAGAACCAAGACAAGAGGAGGTTTGGGATGGAGTACGGTTGTTGAACCAGTCGAATGATGCACCGCTTGAAGCGTCTTCCGATTGTGGGTTCTGTGATCGAGAGGGCGGGTGTGTATGTGAGGACTTGGGTCTCAAAGCAGGAAGTTCTCGTACTCATGTCCATGAACAGGATGTTATAACTGAAAAGTTAGAAAGCCAGAGACATAACCATAGTCATAATCGTACTCACAACTACGGCCCCCATCACGACCATAGTGGAAATCACGATCACAATGAACATTCTGCTCAAGCACATGTTGATGTCCATAATAATGTCCATACTCACAGCCAGATTAATGGTCACGCCAGCAGAAATGGTCTGCTGCCAGGCGAAACGGATTTGAATACTCTTGAGAACGGTTCTGGATCACGGTCTTTACAGTCTGCTGTTCGGCATACTCATCATCCTTCTGCATTAGCTCAGTTTGATCATTTCAGCCCTGTTAAGGCAGTGCCATTAAAACGGTCACCCAGACGAGTGGGTAATAATGGAACCACCAACCCTATTGTTAAAAAATTCAAGAGATTGGGTGAACCTGCCCAAATCACACTTACTACGGGGACAGAGATCCCTGCTAACAGCAAACTTGTATCTGAGACCAGCGAAGGTACAAGTCCTTTTGAGGTCGGGTTGTCGAATACTGGATTTAACGCTGTCGAAGAAGCCGATGCTAAGACCAGTGCCCATGCGAATCCCTGTGGATTCTGTTCAGATGAAAGCCCCTGTCTTTGTGCTGATGAACGCGAGGGCCGAACTACTACTCCTACCACTACAAGCACCACCTCTAGTTCGAATGGTGCTATTTCTAGTGAATCAAGGGGTTCCTTTTCAATGTCACCAAAAGGAACTAGACACTTCAACAATAGTACAACTGTTTCCTCGCCATCGTCTGTGTCGCTTCCTCCAGTCAGTTCAGTTACTAGTCGACCTCCTCCGTACCAACAGAACGTCccatcatcttcaaaccCATCTTTAATCACACCAACTGGGATTTCCACTAACCCCGGATCATGTACTCAATGTCTTTCTGATCCTATGAGCACGCTCTTTTGCACCAGTCTGTCAAATGTGTCTGCTGGCTCGGAGGTACCACCAGAGAAGCTTGGAATGACTGTAACTTGTAGCCAAGCGTACCAAGTGCTCTCTCGACACCAAAAATTCCCTACCTACGATCTGGGAGCCATTGTCAGTACTCTCATCAGTCATGATGGTAAGGTCGGCGTTCAAAGCATCACTCAAGCTCTACGCAAGCTGGACACTTGA
- the ACP1 gene encoding Acp1p (Mitochondrial matrix acyl carrier protein; involved in biosynthesis of octanoate, which is a precursor to lipoic acid; activated by phosphopantetheinylation catalyzed by Ppt2p; GO_component: GO:0005739 - mitochondrion [Evidence IEA,IEA]; GO_component: GO:0005739 - mitochondrion [Evidence IDA] [PMID 14576278]; GO_component: GO:0005739 - mitochondrion [Evidence IDA] [PMID 16823961]; GO_component: GO:0070469 - respiratory chain [Evidence IEA]; GO_function: GO:0000036 - ACP phosphopantetheine attachment site binding involved in fatty acid biosynthetic process [Evidence ISS] [PMID 8394042]; GO_process: GO:0006633 - fatty acid biosynthetic process [Evidence IEA,IEA,IEA]; GO_process: GO:0006631 - fatty acid metabolic process [Evidence IEA]; GO_process: GO:0006629 - lipid metabolic process [Evidence IEA]; GO_process: GO:0009107 - lipoate biosynthetic process [Evidence IMP] [PMID 9187370]; GO_process: GO:0055114 - oxidation-reduction process [Evidence IEA]): MFRMNASLIAKRASAAVTCRAAGSAAVRRPAFVNMLAMSRSYSASASGLNQKDVEDRIIKVFRAFDKIEDASKITPTANFSTELGLDSLDTVEVIVAVEEEFGIEIPE, encoded by the coding sequence ATGTTTCGTATGAACGCTTCATTGATTGCTAAGAGAGCCAGTGCTGCTGTCACTTGTCGCGCTGCTGGATCCGCTGCTGTTCGCAGACCCGCCTTTGTCAACATGCTGGCCATGTCTAGATCCTACTCTGCCAGTGCCAGTGGATTGAACCAAAAGGACGTTGAGGACAGAATCATCAAGGTCTTCCGTGCTTTCGACAAGATCGAGGACGCTTCTAAGATCACTCCTACTGCCAACTTCTCTACCGAGCTCGGTTTAGACAGTCTCGACACCGTCGAGGtcattgttgctgttgaggaGGAATTCGGCATTGAGATCCCTGAGTAA
- the SPS19 gene encoding Sps19p (Peroxisomal 2,4-dienoyl-CoA reductase; auxiliary enzyme of fatty acid beta-oxidation; homodimeric enzyme required for growth and sporulation on petroselineate medium; expression induced during late sporulation and in the presence of oleate; GO_component: GO:0005782 - peroxisomal matrix [Evidence IDA] [PMID 9268358]; GO_component: GO:0005777 - peroxisome [Evidence IEA,IEA]; GO_function: GO:0008670 - 2,4-dienoyl-CoA reductase (NADPH) activity [Evidence IEA]; GO_function: GO:0008670 - 2,4-dienoyl-CoA reductase (NADPH) activity [Evidence IDA,ISS] [PMID 9268358]; GO_function: GO:0016491 - oxidoreductase activity [Evidence IEA]; GO_process: GO:0030437 - ascospore formation [Evidence IEP,IMP] [PMID 7969036]; GO_process: GO:0009062 - fatty acid catabolic process [Evidence IDA,ISS] [PMID 9268358]; GO_process: GO:0055114 - oxidation-reduction process [Evidence IEA]; GO_process: GO:0030435 - sporulation resulting in formation of a cellular spore [Evidence IEA]) translates to MSPPEETVTTGNNSSVADGPQKVVLPITPFETYPKARAAPKELIGVEAALHAAKNPDFQAVSTIAGQFSLKDKVAIVTGGNSGIGLEYSVVLAELGAIVYVLDLPEAPSEDYAACKAYIKKLATGGSLEYRVANVTDGPGMAKVTHEIAETHGRLDVCIANAGILGPVVDCHEYPADWFRKIMEVNVTGVFLTAQAAIKEMLERKIKGSVIFTASMSGSIINKDMHWIPYTTAKAAVVQLAKAFACEVGTNEIRVNCISPGHIRTRMTEAYLGVEPLIENCWAAQNPMNRLGSVYELRGTVAYLASDASTYTTGHDLQVCGGHTAW, encoded by the coding sequence ATGTCTCCTCCTGAAGAAACCGTTACTACCGGCAATAACTCGTCAGTTGCTGATGGCCCTCAAAAAGTGGTTCTTCCAATCACTCCATTCGAGACATATCCCAAAGCTAGAGCTGCTCCTAAGGAACTGATTGGAGTCGAGGCTGCTCTACACGCAGCTAAAAATCCGGATTTCCAGGCTGTTTCTACAATTGCCGGACAATTTTCTCTTAAAGATAAAGTCGCTATTGTTACTGGAGGTAATTCTGGAATTGGTTTAGAATATTCAGTTGTGTTGGCCGAGTTGGGTGCTATTGTTTATGTGTTAGATTTGCCCGAAGCTCCCTCTGAAGACTATGCCGCTTGTAAGGCATATATCAAGAAACTTGCTACTGGAGGATCTCTTGAATACAGAGTGGCTAATGTGACGGACGGTCCAGGTATGGCTAAGGTCACACATGAGATTGCTGAAACGCATGGTAGATTAGACGTTTGCATTGCTAATGCAGGAATCCTGGGCCCCGTGGTGGATTGTCATGAATATCCTGCAGACTGGTTCCGCAAGATCATGGAAGTCAATGTCACGGGAGTCTTTTTGACAGCCCAAGCTGCCATTAAAGAGATGTTGGAGCGCAAAATCAAGGGGAGCGTCATTTTCACGGCGTCTATGAGCGGtagcatcatcaacaaagaCATGCACTGGATTCCATATACCACCGCCAAGGCAGCTGTGGTTCAACTGGCCAAGGCATTTGCATGTGAAGTAGGAACAAACGAGATCCGAGTCAACTGTATTTCGCCAGGCCACATCCGCACCCGAATGACTGAAGCATATCTAGGAGTCGAGCCACTCATTGAAAACTGCTGGGCCGCACAAAACCCTATGAACAGACTGGGCTCCGTCTACGAGCTCCGTGGCACAGTCGCCTACCTTGCCAGCGATGCCTCGACCTACACAACCGGCCACGATCTCCAAGTGTGCGGTGGACACACTGCCTGGTAA